Below is a genomic region from Rhineura floridana isolate rRhiFlo1 chromosome 5, rRhiFlo1.hap2, whole genome shotgun sequence.
TGTTGACCCCCCTGCATACACACATTTTATGAACTTACAATGTACATCAAGTGATTAATTTCTAGACATAACCATAGCCTGATTGTCAAAATGAAGTTACAATAGCACAACTAAGGATTTCTGAACAGTGTAATAAGCACCACTGTGTAGCACTAGAATTCCGTAGTACCGTAGGGAAGTAAGGAAGGGCCATGGTTCAGTGGCTTTGCATTCAAAAgttccaaggttcaatccccaccatttCCAGTccaagattcaatccccagcatccccagtctgaaaccctggagagctgctgccagtcagtgttgctagatggaccaatggtctgactcagtataaggaagcttctgaTGTCCTTAATTCTTTTATTTGTATGGGTGTTGCTCCATAACCTTCTTGTAGATTAGGGATTCCAGATCAGAGAGCAGTTCAGCCTAGAGATTGTACACATTCCATTGCTTACCTTCACTTCACTTGCTTTTCCTACACAGAAAGTTGTTCCTTTGGGGAGGAAAGTATGAAAGTTGTGTGTAGCAGACATTTACACCAGTTGCTCATGGTTGTATTTAGTTCAGTATCTGCATAATGAAGAGCTGAGCTTATTCAAGGCTTTTCAGTACACATACCAAGAAGGTGTGACCAATCATAGCTTCAGTAACACAGGTTAAAATTTACACATGTGCAATCATGTCATACAGGTGTTCTATTTTATTGATTGAATTAACCTGCCACACAAGATTCACAGCATGGCTCACATTATAGAGTAAAATACAGTAGAAGCCACAGTAAACGAACAACACAAATCAACAGCCTAAATCTTAAAACAGACAAAAACTTATATCAGCAATAGATAAAACAAATTAGAAattcctggacattttttcaggctgtactctgtgtgtgtgtacacacacacacacacacacacagaagcttCTTGTTTCTTCTGATACTGACTCCATGGAAGAAATGGATTACAAACACAGTGGAGCTAGGAGTCTTTAAATTTATACATGGAGCTAGGGGTTTATCAAACATCCCCAGAGACTGGAATGAGCATACCCTGGCTGTCTATGCATCACTGGTATAGAGTGAGGCTCCGCCAGAAAATTTCCAGGATTGGCCTGTCACGCAGCTTACACAACTGCGAACTGTTGCTATGCAACAGTTATTCTGCCTGCACGTTATCTTGCTGTAGACAGCATTTATGACTTAGCTTCAAGGATGAAATTCAGCCTCGCCTTGTCAGACTGTCTAGCATGAAATGGTGCTGTTGTTTGTCGTTGTGCTGCCTTCTTTCAACACTAGGCTTAAAAGTGCTTCAATGGGTATTTATTGTACGATTTTTTCAGACCAAAGGGGTATGCTATAAAATGAATTTAATATAGATGGtgttttgaaaagaaaatgtATAATTATACATTTAAATTAGTCAGATTTCACACTCTGAAGCCAAATAACCATATCTGCAAGTCTGTCAATAAAGATGTCTTAAAACTACAAAACTCACAGCCATTTTATTCTGGCAGTAATGCAAAAAGAGACTTTTGATGCCTTGTTGAAGTTGCCCCTTGAAACAAAAACACATCATATATAATATATCCTTGGGCAGCTTTTTAAAGTGTGCTGTAGCACAGAGTCATTCAACAGCTAGAAACAAATATCTTCTTCCTAGTATGACCCTGGACGGCATAAAGTACAGGATATTATTTCCTGAAGAGCTGTGTATATGATACTATTGTTTCATATTCCACTCAAATTTATAATAATTAGACCTGCTGATGATTTTTGCCTTAAGTTAGTACACAGTATTGCTATCCTTTGTTTCTGTTGTGTATGACTATGACAATATTTTCCCCAAATGGGGAGAGGGATGGAGATTTAAGGACTGCAAagtttcacttatttatttatttatttatttattgtatttgtaccccactcttcagccaaaaaggctccctgaGTGGCTTACATACCATCAATTAATACAGACAGTCCCTGCccgcaggcttacaatctaaaaagcatGACACACAAAGAGAAAGGGCAAGGAGGGAATTTATGCTTTATGGGGTGAATTTACAGCGCTTTTTCCAAATCTGAAGCTTTAgctctactttttaaaaatgaactagtTTTTTCTTGAGATGATCCAGGACAGTCAGAAATAATGCAGACAAATGTAGTAACATCATACAGTTATGCAGCCAAACAAATCAGACTATGTAGCAGTACATGAAACTAAATCATAACAAGTATTGTTCTCACTCTAAATATATTTCCTGATGACACCAATGGCTGTGTGAAGGCATAATGAAGCCAAATCAGGTTCCTTCTTACGCTCACTCTGAATGAACACGTTTTTTACCCTGTTTCACAGGACCctgtccctccccacccccaaaataatTGCAAAACATGGTGCATTTCTTTAGGGagcattttttaattaaatgccCCTTCCCCCCATTTAATCTCAGCCATGTATTGGTGCAGTACAGATCTTAAAAATATAAACCTTTTTatatattgggggtggggggaaagctaGTAAAcagtgggatttcccccccccccaattcctgtatcaaatacatttttgaaaaaagatttggagaaTCCACTTATATGCATCTTTTTCTTGATACCTTACTTAATGTTCAAATCAAGTATTCATTTCCAATTATCATTACAAACAAAATGGTTGTATATGAATTAACTTGTAGCTCTCATTGGCAACATGTTCTTAATCTTTACCTATTTTGCTTTGTGCTTTGAAATATCAGAAAATTCAAGTCTATTTGCTATTTCACAATATTATCTCCTAATATTAAGAACAGTGCGGCATTTTTAATATTTAGAAATCCTGAAGGGTTTATGCCCTGCTGAATTGTCCTTGCAGATCATTTTTAGCAAGGTGTTACCTAAACAGTTGGTCTCTTTTGTTGTTGAATGTCTTTAGCTTCTACTAATTCAGACAGCTGTAGCACTGCACACTGCAATCCATACCAAGGTAATGAAGCTTTACAGATTTCTTCCCAACAATCATTGTCTATATCATAGCCCACAACATCTTGAGTTGGAATCTCCTGGGAATCTTGCCACTTTTTTCCTCCAATGAGAAGGGCAGTTTCCTCCACTACCACCAAACCATAACTAAATCGATCATAGACCAATGGCCTTAAACGAGTCCACTGATTTTGGTCAGGATCATATTTTTCGATTTCAGAAAATGGTTCATAAAGGCCTAAAAATGTGAAGACGGACTCTCTGATTGTGGCCATCTGATGCCCAAACCGAGCAATGCTCATTGGGGCTTGCTTTCTCCATTCTCCTTCTAGTGTACTCAAAGAGTACAAATCCTTACTTGTGTTACTTTGATCCGTGCATTTCCCACCTGATATATAAACAATATTCTTGCAGACAGTACCAGCATGACCATGCATTTTGCATGGCAGATCTCGAACTTTTGTCCATGAGTCTCGGCTAATATTGTAGGCTTCAACAGATAAATGTAACGATCCATTCTCACCTTGACCTCCAATTGCAATAATTGTATTTTTTAGGATGCAACAAGAAAACTGAGATCTTTTTTCTAGCATCCTGTTGATTTGTATCCAATTGTTAAATCTGGGATCATAGCGATGGACTTTGTTTGTAACTGTCAAAGTGGGACTTTTAGAGTCACTTTGCAAATCTTCTATTTCTCCACCTAGCACATACAGAAAGTTTCCAACTGTACACACACAATGATTTTGTACTCGATCCTGCACCTGTGTTAATATTTGCCATTTGTGATTGTAAACATCAAAAGCCACCACATCCCTGCTGGGCCCTTCACGGTGAATCATACCTCCATGCAGGATAATCTGTGTCTTCTGGTTTCTCAAGGTGCTGTACTTATCCTGCAGGATGGGTTGTCTAAAGATCAATGAGTGGTAGTTTATTGCTTTTATGATTAAGCATTTTATGGGAGCTGTTAGAGGCACTTCTGTTTGAGTGTACACTTTTCTCAAATTTTCCACAGGAATAAGACCATATCTTATTTGTTCTAAAACGCTGGTTGTATGCGTTAACCTCAATTTATCATACTTCAGCCACTTTAGCAATAGATCTAGCAAATTAGATTCTTTCACCATAGGCACATCTGAACTTTCGACTACTGCCTTTAAAGACTGGAAGTTCAGTTCTAGTAGTTCTGCAAAACTGAGGTCCAGGAGTTTCCAGAAATTGAAAATGAGATATTTTTCTGCTGCTGATAAAGCATCTGGAAGACAGAATTTTGCCGCAACATTGGCAGAAAAACAGCAGTTTTCCAAGGTAAGATTGTTAGCCAGATATTGGCTGCACAAGCCAATTGCCTCAGTCACTTGCAAGTAAGTGGCAGCTTCCAAGGTATCTTCCAGGCTGGCAAAAGACAAGGGCAACCAGGAGGTATAAATGAAGTCCAGAACATGCTGCAAACCAATGGCTGAGATGACTTGCAAGTGAATGATGGCAGCCTTGGATTCTTTAGTGTAACTCTTGAACACGGCCCTGAAGTAATCACTGGAACAGGCCAACAAAGACTTGTGAGCAGGGAACTCATTTTCTTTCACCTTCAATAAAATGTCGCACAGCAAGCCTTCATCTCGCAGGGTTTGGTACTGAGACAGCACGGAACTACAATGTCCTTTGCAGTAGGACAGAAAGTAACTCATTGTGCAGAACAAAATTCTCTAAAGCACTTTCTGTCAGTGAAAAGAATTAAAGATGCTGCAACTGTGCTTTAACTCAGCCAGGCAAGGAAATCTTTGAAACAGAACCATCAGCTCAGTTCCTTCAACTGTTAACAGCCCACTTAATATAATTTCACATCCCTCTCCAACTTAGCATCTTGCTAGTACACATTCATTCATAAAGGTGAATCTAGTAACATCCTTGAGGCATTTCTCTCACCTCTGTTTCCTGCACAGGAGATGGTCCACAGGAGATGAGAGCACTTGCTTGGCCAGCATCAGGTGACAGATCTGAGACATAGATGGCATTCAGTGACGATGTGTGTCAGCTCAGATGTCTCCCACAGCTTTTCTTTCACTTTAAGCTGATTAAATAGACCTTCTGTGGCCGCTGGTGCATCACGAATAAGAGAAGGAGAGCAAACTTTGCTGCAGCTTTTGCTCAAGCTGCATATTTCACTCTTAGACAAGTTTAGCTCTTATTTCCCCAGGGCCAACAAGCCACGTATGGTGATCTCTGCTTGTAGGAAGTCTCAGCTGAAAATCAAATCAGCACCTACAGAATAGAGTGGGAGGATTTTGTGAACACATAGACCTTTAGCCTGGGAGTAGAAAGACAAGCAAAATACTAGGATTAGTCACTGGTTTAATTTGACATGCATTTTGGAGCCATTTGGTTTATATGATATCACCATAACTCACAGTGACCAGAATAGAATGCAAACACTAGACCCCTTGTCATAAGCTGTCCAAGCACTGAACTGAGATTggtgggagagagggggagaaggggaggggaaagaagtaATTTTACAAGGAGTTCAAGCCAAAGTATCTGACACTGAGTGACCTGGATGGAAATCATGCGGGCAACACATTTCTTCAAAAGAGTGACAAAAATAGCACCAAAGTTATGTCATATAAAGCAAGATATGTTTGTTGTGAGACCTTGGCATAAATGAGTTCCAGGCAAGTTTGAACTTCCTTGGATAGTCCATCACATTGTAAGTTTGAAATGGGAAAACAAATGTAGTAAAATTAAAAACAGTGGCTTGGAACATCCAGTTCCCCTGAGGGGCTAAAAGCAGTCAGATGTACTCACTCAGCTGGCTGGCTGGTTTGTGAAAACCTTTGGATCTATTTTTCACAGCTTTCATTTCTAAGTCAAAAATGCAGGTGTATGAATAAGATGGCTGACACAATCCTGGGGCAGATACACCAAGACTTTTGGTGAGAGACATCTGCTCTGCCTTGTTGGTAAGTTTCTGCTTTTGAATAATAGGGAAACATGTCATTATAGTTAATTCAATCATGTCATACAGTATATGCTTGACCTGGTGTGTTACAGATTAACACAGTTTATTATGCAATGtgttcatgtttcctgggaggatcTGGCTTACATTCATGTTCATTTCTAATGGATTTTAAGTGGATAAGATATTTGTCATACGGATCCAAAGTATGCACAACCTTTCTGGTATAATTTCCTGGCTACTTTATTGTAACAATATTGGTCATGCGCTGGCAAAGAATTCAAAGACAAATAGCTATAGCATCTTGTGTCTCAATCAGGGCAGGAACTCAAGAGAGCAGTTACATGTTGCTGATGTTTCTGGCATATACCATTTTAAATTGTAAGTCAAGATTTCATTATTTCTTCCATACAAAAATGGCCTGTGCATCCAAAACTAGTGTGCCATAGGAAAGAATTCTAGCCTTGCTTTCTCCATGATATATTAGTTTTGTATGTACAGGAAGTTATCGTTAATATGGAAAATCAGGAGAATTCAGACATACTATCTCTTCCCCTTCAGTCTGCTATGGCATGGCCCAGGAAAAACTGTACCATGTGACTGCTCTGATTCTTCGTATCTGCTCTTACTGTGTTCCTTtcagctggttcacacatgcctgCTCATCATAAATGTGGTGTTTTGCCCATATGAATGAGCTATTACAGGTCATTCTATATACACAGGGACAGGGCTTTCTTATCTCATACCATGCTGCTTTTCAAATGGTGTCATATCCCAACGATCTGCCAGTTTGTGAGTACTGAGATACTACTGATAAGCAATGAAATAATGTGCATGCATGGATGAACTTCCTCTTTACACTTTCCATTTCAGTTAGGGGAGGGGCCGTAACTGAGTgacagagtacatgctttgcgtgcagaaggccaCAAATTCAGtccctggtagggttgccaggtctccggtttttgggcgGAGTTTCAGGggaaaaggggccgtctccggcctccggcaatactttgcttaaactggacgatctccggcttttcattggcctccttcccgccctttgtcattgaggcagggagagctggtgccgccggggccaggctctgtcttcccaggcagcagcctgtcttggacaggggcgggcgggagcggcaacgaggggctggccctgggtgcgCGAGGCGGGCActgcttaaaaggccagtcgggcgagcgcggcgctgtcattctccctcctgctgtgggcgccgctgggctggagtggccgcgatggagctcggcagtggcggcggtggcggccgGGGAGCGCATCGCGGCCACTGCCGCCCAGtggtgcccacagcatgaggggtgaagcggccgggcgtccttggggctaagaaggagctggccccgtccggcatccactgctgctgtgggtagcaggctggagagagagagagatgctggagaaagagagataaagagagagaggctggagaaagagagagatgctggagagagagagagatgctggagaaagagagagatgctggagagagagaaagagagagaggctggagaaagagagagatgctggagagagagaaagagagagatgctggagaaagagagagatgctggagaaagagagagatgctggagaaagagagagatgctggagagagagagaaagagagagatgctggagagagagagagagagaaagagagcgatgctggagaaagagagagatgctgagagagagagagaaagagagagatgctggagagagagagagaaaaagagagcgatgctggagaaagagagagatgctggagaaagagagagatgctgagagagagagagaaagagagagatgctggagagagagagagagagagagagagaaagagagcgatgctggagaaagagagagagagaaagagagagagagaaagagagagatgctggagagagagagagagagagagagagagagagagagagagcgatgctggagaaagagagatgctggagaaagagagagatgctgagagagagagagagagagagatgctggagagagagagagagagagagaaagagagcgatgctggagaaagagagagatgctggagagagagaaagagagagaggctggagagagaaagagagagtttggccctaatcctcagtttcttactatttcctctggataattgcactgctggaaacggacagaatcatcatgtaattgtcttttcttgacaggaagtgggagtgagattgaaatgacaacaaataggaatgtgtgccattgttccatttttctgcacatttcccatctccccaaagcagccttccccaacctggtgccttccagatatctttgggcatacagctgccaccagctaacatctggagggcaccaagctggggaagtctgccctaaattgtcagctgcttcaggtctatcagatctaagcatatggtcaccctgttgtaGGAAAGTTCCCAataaactgactcgtgttgtctcattaagtctctaatgtggcaatttaagcgaacagacctgatcttgttctgggttttggacttccagcaggggcttagactagaaggactaaaaggccccttctagctctgtgattctatgctacatgtaagtgtgtgtgtgtgtgtgtgttacacacaaacgcacaggcacacacacaagcatactttttttctttgatcaattttgcttagaaaaaaagtgtcttgttcttgtcagttgacttccttttttattctttgtatgtacttaaacaagctggtctgttttaaaagaaaagcttggtggtgtttgtgagagcccacgaaagagcaatttcaggtaactgccacagccaaatggttaagaattggccttatgacataatgtgtactggctggtctctacagaattccaaacaccatttcagacttaaggctgccatctattatcccaaaggcagccaaagtagcatcctccagatattgtactaaaactcccatgagccctatcctgcttggccagcaatcacaataaagtccaaaaacttgactgcatctgtttaattatatgcatggaaatggaaatggactgccttcaagtcgattcaaacttatggctaccctatgaatagggatttcatggtaagcggtattcagaggtggtttaccatctaaggctagtattccccacctggctagggcctgctcagcttgccacagctgcacaagccagtcccttccttgtccacaactgccagctgggggaaacggctccttgcgactatgcaccttgcccacaggtggcagggcacataatccctgagccactcactgtgggggtgatctttagctggcccttgacatccaggagacacgagtggggatttgaactcatagactctggactcccagccaggctctcctccccactgtgctataccatctgttgcatgagcatacagttaacatacaactgacttcatagcaccatgcagataacaactggctcactctgcattagcatagctgctgcaagcactcttagttcatttttacaagatagttcaacatgctatcttgttcattaaaaaaatgcattcattcctgactttacctcttaccacttctccaggctgtaaaaaataaaataaaacaccttccactttccttttttgtatctttaattcagttgttgttgttaatgtgccttcaagtcaatttcaacttatggtgaccctatgaatcagcgaccccaatagcatctgtcataaaccaccctgttcagatcttgcaagttcaggtctgtggcttcctttatggaatcaatccatctcttgtttggtcttcctctttttctactcccttctgttttccccagtattattgtcttttctaatgaatcatgtcttctcattatgtgtccaaagtatatgtgtccaaagtcagaggaaggcaatggtaaaccacctctgaatacctcttaccatgaaaaccctattcatagggtcaccaaaagttgggatcgacttgaaggcattccatttccattttccatccatactccctaagatggtgagaaggaatgaccttgtcacttcagctggacctcttttaggtaagatttctattttaatttccaatcagaaatttttttttgaatggtatgctgcacgcaagcgtggttgatacaatgtatcatgcttcatgatgtcactacggcccgccccatgatgtcactagggcccaccccgtgacgtcactagggcccgccccatgacatcactagggcccgccccatgacgtcactagggcccaccccatgacatcactagggcccgccccatgatgtcactagggcccgcacccattttctcaggtttttggatggttccgacctggcaaccctagtccctggcatctccggttaAAAGAAGAAGATAGCCAGTAGACAGACAAATATTCTGGCTTgatctaaggcagcttcccatattcGACTGTCATACAGATTTTATATGGTTGGTACCTCTTTATCTTTATGGTGTagtgcagaggttcccaaactgtggtacgTGGACCGCTAGTGGCCCGTGAGCTTAATTCCAGTGGTCCACGGCATGGCCACATTAAACATGCATATTGAtgtttatttgcattttgttgcttctctatcttctgttgttttttgttgtattgcagtttgaattctacaggatgcaaattgtaatataaaaaatacaatataagagaagcccgcaagcagagccTGAATGGAGCTgcactctccctacttgctttttttttttcaattaatttttattctaattttcaaaaccaaaataatacaaaaagaaaacaacacaaatcaataactaatacaatacaaaaaaaatacatatatataaaaatattgacttccgatttgtcatagttcagctataaatctataatatataacaaacctatctcttaatagattataaaatcaccttcctccagcggttatcttagttggtttcaaatctcattaacatcatatcattttaatattccacaaaaagtcaaagagaagtttccaatccttgagatatatatcaatcaattttttttctaaataaacatgccaattaatccagctcatcaaatctactaaatccagtaatttcaaaacactataattcaactataaatctataatatataacagacctatctcttaatagattataaaatcaccttcctccagcagttatcttagttggtttcaaatctcattaacaacataccattttaatcttccacaaaaagtcaaagataagtttccaatccttgagatatatgtcaatcaattttttttctaaataaacatgtcaattaatccaactcatcaaatctactgagtccagtagtttcaaatcgctcgtctgtcattatccatattgggtccatcttccatctttacgcacccaaaaatcttgctgtcatagtcatataataaaagtctgataggaatttcctccatcacagatattttcttaccatcaaatccaaacgtaacactgaagtattgtttcaaagccgcatctctgctcctcttttccacatgatacactagtacatttcttgaaggtttttccattgacacaaaacagggattaattctattaactttctccatttcaagttccatcaaatccttccagtccaggaatttttttgaaccgataatatctttatctccaatctcttcaattccttcagagacagcgctgtattccaaactgtaatatttatctccaggatccgtcacaaccaggaaatccaaatcttttttcatgtccatatttaagccaatctccatagattgaaccttgcctttaatttctctttcatcctttttttgttttccagatctatctttattctcctttctcatagaatcctgagtttctttcagctcctgtctcatttcatgaaattcagttctccacgcttgtctattatttctcagttcttgttttattgagttaatcccatccattattttctgaagcatgtctagaaataaagtcccttcttgtacatccatgatcttcttaattgccattcttaaaaccaaaagaacaaaactccttcaattttcaatgtcccaagcaaagagcagtttatttctttatccagttacaaaggagttaatctttccaaccaactaacgtcacacgctagacagtccttatctcttaaatgtccagaagtgcaaaaacagct
It encodes:
- the KLHL34 gene encoding kelch-like protein 34, whose translation is MSYFLSYCKGHCSSVLSQYQTLRDEGLLCDILLKVKENEFPAHKSLLACSSDYFRAVFKSYTKESKAAIIHLQVISAIGLQHVLDFIYTSWLPLSFASLEDTLEAATYLQVTEAIGLCSQYLANNLTLENCCFSANVAAKFCLPDALSAAEKYLIFNFWKLLDLSFAELLELNFQSLKAVVESSDVPMVKESNLLDLLLKWLKYDKLRLTHTTSVLEQIRYGLIPVENLRKVYTQTEVPLTAPIKCLIIKAINYHSLIFRQPILQDKYSTLRNQKTQIILHGGMIHREGPSRDVVAFDVYNHKWQILTQVQDRVQNHCVCTVGNFLYVLGGEIEDLQSDSKSPTLTVTNKVHRYDPRFNNWIQINRMLEKRSQFSCCILKNTIIAIGGQGENGSLHLSVEAYNISRDSWTKVRDLPCKMHGHAGTVCKNIVYISGGKCTDQSNTSKDLYSLSTLEGEWRKQAPMSIARFGHQMATIRESVFTFLGLYEPFSEIEKYDPDQNQWTRLRPLVYDRFSYGLVVVEETALLIGGKKWQDSQEIPTQDVVGYDIDNDCWEEICKASLPWYGLQCAVLQLSELVEAKDIQQQKRPTV